In Flavobacterium sp. 83, the genomic window TCGTTTCTCAAAAGAACAAAAGACATTTGAGTTTATTACCAATGATATTCAGCCACAATGCATTATTCGGTTTGGTGCTACATTTCCAACAGTAACAGTTGGAAAAGGTAAAGTAAAAAAAACAATTAAGGATTATCATAACCTATTATACAATTTGAATGCTTGTGATGCTTTCAATCAAAATTTGATAAAAGGAATAGCTAAAGAACATTTTGAACCGTTATCAAATAAAGAAGATAAGGTAAAGATAATGTCAGTACAAAGCAAGACTGCCGTTCGATTAAATTACATTCAAAAAGGGAATTCAACAAAATCGTTTGAATTGAAGAAAGGAGATAGTTTGTCTTTAATTTCGACTGAATTAGAAGGAATTGTTATTGAGGCAATCGGGACAAATTATATTGAATTGTCAAATGGTCAGACCAAGTTTCAAGGCGAGGAATTTAGTACAGACATTTATTCTTCTTCGTACCAAGAGCAAATGCTAAAATTAGCAATTGACAGGCATTTTGAAACTGAAAAAATCAATTTTGACAGAAAGTTTAAGATAAAAACACTGGCTCTTTTCTTTATTGATGATATTCATTCCTATAGAAAAGATGATAAAAGTGAAAAAGAAACCTATCTGAAAAACACTTTTGAAAAGCTATTATTAGAAAAGATAAACGAAGTTTTACCTACACTTTCGGTTGAGAATGACAACGAATATATTGACTATTTAAAAGCATCGAAATTGGATATTTCGAGTTGTCACGCAGGTTATTTTTCGCAAGACAACACGAATTCGGATGAAGAAATAGCCAATCAAATCAATGAGATTTTATTTGACAAGAAGAAATTATTATCCATAAAATTGGACGATGGAAAGCTGAATACGAGGCGTTTTTTATTTTCTAAATGGACTTTGAAAGAAGGTTGGGATAATCCGAATGTGTTTACGATTACAAAATTGCGCTCCAGCGGAAGCGAGAACAGTAAAATTCAAGAAGTTGGGCGAGGGTTGCGTCTACCCGTTGATGAAAACGGAAATAGAATATCCAATGAAGATTTTAAACTCAATTATATTATTGATTTTACTGAAGCTGATTTTGCTGAAAAATTAGTCAAAGAAATTAATGATGAATTGCCAAAAGGTTTCATGATAACGGAGGAACAACTTCAAAAAGTAGCTAAAAAATTAGGTTTAAACTCGGATGATTTATTTACTGATTTGTTGATCAAAAAATTTATCGATAGGAATAAAAATGTTGTAATTGAAAATTCAAATCAATTTTTTGAAGAATATCCAGATTTTTCCACAGGATTGAATACTGGAAAAGTAATTGATAATAATAAAGGCAAAGAGCGAAAAGTAAAGATTAGACCTGCACAATACAACGAATTGAAAAGTCTATGGGAAGCCATAAGTCAAAAGTATTTGTTGTTTTATGAGAAAGTAGAAAATGGCGATTATTTAAAAAATGAATTAGTTGGTCTTTTCAAAAAGGATGTTTTTACGGATGTTGTTATATCAAGTTCAAGACAAGAATTGAATACTTCGGATGATGGCTTAATGGTATTAAACGAAAGTTACGGAGTTCAATATAAAATCATTAAAAGATTAGCTTACGGAGAGTTTCTAAAAAGAATAAACAAGCAAACTAATATTCCGATTCTTTTATTAAATCAGGCATTAATTCAATATGCTAAGACTAATGAAATAGATAAGGATAAAATAAATGAGTTTAGTGTGGCAAATTTTGTTTCGAAATTCAATGACTGGAAAACTAACAATCTCGCAGGCCGATTTTCTTACGGTAAAACGAATATCAAATTGAATGCAACTGCTTTGACTTTTGCAAATGGAACTCCAAGGGCAGAAATAAAACAAGGTATAATAGGAACAAAATTTGTTGAAGGAAATCCATCTGAAAAATATTTATATGATAGGTTTGCTTTTGATTCTCCATTGGAAAAAAATAATATTTTAGAGCAAGTACAAGAAGTAATCGTTTACGGAAAAATACCAAGAAGGAGCATTTCTATCCCAACAATTACAGGACAATCATACAGTCCAGATTTTATGTACGTCGTAAAAAAATCGGATGGAAATAAAGTTTTAAATATTATTGTTGAAACTAAAGATGTTAAAAATGAATCTGATTTAAGAAATATTGAATCTGTAAAAATTAATTGTGCCAAAGAATTTTTCAAGCAATTAACAATAGATGGTTATTCGGTGGCTTTTCACGAACAGATAAGGAACACAAAAATGAAACAAATTATTGAAGATGTTTTTGTTATGGATTAGCCATTTGCTATAAATAATGAATTGAATCAGCCTATAATGGTACCCTTTGCCAAAATTTTAAATTTTGACGAAGGTTTTTAGAATTAATGTCCATTTTGCAGAACTAATAGTTTTAGAACCCAAAAGTTTGCAAGACGAAATGAAAAGAAAGTTCCTGAATGTTTTGAATTTGTATAATTGATATTTTTAAAGTATTGGAATCGCGAAAGTTTAATATACGAAATGAAAGTAAGTTATCTGATACATTAAATTCGTATCATTAATATTATATTTGTGCTATAACTACTTTTCAATGAAAATCATTCCCGAAATACTTTTAGACGATTACAAAAAAAACTTCCCAAAAGGATTAGAAGATAAATTTGATGCGTTGCATGATGCTGAAATATCCAATGATTCGTTTAGTTTTTATACCTCAGTTGCATCTGTTTTTTCGAGTAAAATAGAAGGTGAGGAAATAGAATTGGATTCGTATGTAAAGCATAAACGATTTGGAATTGAATTTCTTCCAGATTACACCAAGAAAATTGATGATTTGTACAACGCTTATTCTTTTGCAAAAATAAATTCATTAAATAAAACCAGTATTGCCGAAGCGCATAAACTTTTAGGAAAACATATAGTGACAAAGCATCAGCAAGGAAAACATCGAATTCATAACATGTTCGTAACTACTGATGATGGACGAATAGAATATGTAGCGGCGCTTCCTCATCAGGTAAATGAAGAGATGAATGCCTTTTATGAAGACGTAGAAAGTTTACTCAAAATGGAATTAATTTTCCAGGAGGTTTTTTACTATGCCAGTTTAATTCATTTAGTTTTCGTGAAAATACATCCTTGGGATGATGGCAACGGTCGTACTGGCAGACTATTGGAAAAATGGTTTTTATCGGAGAAACTTGGTGAGAAAACTTGGTTTGTTCAAAGTGAAAAAAACTATTATCAGAACCATCAATTGTATTATTCTAATCTTAGAAGGTTGGGACTGGAATATGAATCTCTGGATTATGCTAAAGCAATGCCTTTTCTGGAAATGTTGCCAAAGTCATTGCTTTTGTAAATCTGAAATCAAAAATCGTTAATCCTAAATCTGAAATCAAAATGACCTTTACTGCAATAGATTTTGAAACCGCAACAGCATTCCATCCTTGCTCTGTAGGTATTGTGACCGTAGAAAACGGAATAATTGTAGATGAGTTTGTCAGTTTAATCAAACCGCCAAATAATCTGTATTCTCCTTTTACGATTCAAGTGCATGGAATATATCCACGCGATACAGTAAATGCAAAGTCATTCGCACAAGTATATCCTGAAATTCAAAAAAGACTGCAAAATAGAGTGGTTGTAGCTCATAATGAAAGTTTTGACAGAAATGTTCTGGCTAAATCAATGGCGCTTTATAATTTGGATTATGCTGATTTGAATATCGCTTCTCGTTGGGAATGTACAGTGAAAATTTATAAAGCCAAAGGATTAAAACCAACCAAATTAAGTGATTGCTGCCGAGAAATGAAAATACAATTAAATCATCACGAAGCGTTATCTGATGCTCGGGCTTGTGCTAAATTGTATTTATTGAAATAAATTTCTTTCATTTCTATTTTTTTATTACTTTAGTCTTTCATCTAAAGTTTTAAAATGAAAGAAGATTTTCTCCATTACCTCTGGAAGTTCAAGAAGTTCGATACTTTGAATTTGAAAACGTTCAATAATGAAGAAATTACAATTATCAATGCAGGTCAATATTTGGAACTAGCGGGTCCTGATTTCTTCAATGCTCAAATCACTATTGACAATCAAAAATGGGCTGGTAACGTTGAAATTCATCTTAAATCTTCGGATTGGTATGTACATCATCACGAAAAAGACGCAGGTTATGAAAATGTAATTTTGCATGTAGTTTGGGAACATGATACTGAGATTTTTAGAAGTAACAATTCTGAAATTCCAGTTTTAGAACTCAAAAAATATGTTGAAAAAGAAACGGTCGAAAATTATCAATCTTTAATGGCTCCTAAATCTTGGATTTTTTGCGAAAAGCAGCTAAAAGAGATTGACGAATTTGCTTTTGAAAACTGGCAAGAGCGTTTGTTTTTTGAACGTTTAGAACGGAAATCCCAACCTGTTTTTGATTTATTGGAACAAACGAATAAAGATTGGGAAGCGGTTTTGTTTTGTCTTTTAGCAAAGAATTTTGGTTTAAATACAAATGGGGAAATCTTTTTAAAAATTGCGCAATCTATTCCCTTTTCAATCATAAGAAAAGAAAGTTTTGAGGTTGAGAATCTGGAATCTTTAATTTTTGGAGCTTCTGGATTATTGGATTCAGAAAAGGAAGATAATTATTTCAAAGATTTAAAATTTCGATATTTTTATTTGTTGCATAAATATCAAATAGAGAAAATTTGTATCGAACCCGTTCAGTTTTTTAAGCATCGTCCGGATAATTTTCCTACGATACGACTTTCGCAATTAGCTAATTTGTACCACAGTCAGCAGAATTTATTTTCGAAAATAGCTACATTAAATTCATTAAAAGATATTTATGAAATTTTCCAAGTGACCGCTTCAGGATATTGGTTAAATCATTATCAATTTGATAAAGAAAGCCCGAGTAAAAAGAAACCACTATCTAAATCTTTCATTGATTTGATTGTCATAAATACGATAATTCCACTTCAGTTTGCTTTTGCAAAAAGTCAGGGAAAGGAAATTTCGGAGAATTTAATACGCCTTTTAAATGAAGTTGCTCCAGAGAAAAATGCAATTATAGATAAATTTAGTTCTTTTGGTATAGAGTCAAAAAGTGCTTTTGAAACACAGTCTTTGTTACAACTCAAAAATGAGTATTGTAATAAAAGTAAATGTTTAGAATGTGCTGTAGGGATGGAATTGTTGAAAAAAAGTTGATTCAGTTATTTTTAAAATTGTTAACCGGAGCATGCGGTAATGTTGTAAATTTGTTTCTGGAATTAAAGATTAATCAATGAAACAAATAAACTAAAAGATGTCAGTAATAATCAAGCTTAAGTTTTTTTTTGAGAAACACGGTTTTCACGTTTCTTCCCGTATGGCTGATACATTAGGAATGCGGGCCAGTAGTGTGCGATTGTTTTTTATTTACTTGTCGTTTGTTACTGTTGGATTGTGGTTTGCCGTTTATTTGACATTGGCTTTTTGGATTCGTTTGAAGGATTTGATTCGGGCTAAACGAACTTCTGTTTTTGATTTGTAAAATAATATAAATAAGAAAAAGGGATTATAAAGTATTTAAGTACTTCATAATCCCTTTTTTATTTTGTAAAAAAAAATTATTCTTTAGTATTGTTTAATACGCTGTTTTTCTTTCCGTAAGCAAAATAGAAAACAACACCTATTGCCATCCATGCAAAAAGTCTAAGCCAGTTTGTCCAGCCTAATCCAGCCATCATTAATACACAAGTGATAACTCCTAAAATTGGAACTAAAGGTACGAATGGTGTTTTGAATTCACGAACCATATTAGGTTCTTTTTTTCTTAGAATTATTACTGATACACATACTAATGAAAAAGCAAACAATGTTCCTATACTCGTCATATCTCCTACAATATCTCCAGGAATAAATGCGGCAAATGCACCAACAATTATTAAAATTGCAATATTTGCTTTGTACGGAGTTTTGTATTTTGGATGTAAGTCGCTAAACATTTTAGGTAATAAACCATCTTTACCCATTGCATAAAATACTCTGGATTGTCCTAATAGCATCACTAAAATTACAGAAGAAAATCCTGCTAAAATAGCTACGGTTACCAATTGACCCAACCAAGCGTATCCAATCATGTATTTGTTGATTGCAAAGGCTACAGAAGCTTCTTTACCACCTGTTCTAAAATCTTCTATAGTTGCTACTCCAGTAAGAACATGGGCAAATAATATATATAATACAGTGCAAATTGCCAATGAACCTAAGATGCCTATAGGCATATTTCTTTTTGGATTTATCGTTTCCTGTGCAGCCGTACTTACGGCATCAAATCCTATGAAAGCAAAGAAAACGGTTCCAGCGGCTCCAATTATTCCCCAAAAACCTCCAAATTTATGATCGATTCCATGCTCATCTGTGAAGATTGAACTTGCTGGAATATAAGGAGTGTGATTTGCCGGATTTACAAAATGCCATCCTATAACAATAATCATTATTACAATAGCAACTTTTACAATTACAATAATTCCATTTACAAAAGCTGATTCTTGAATTCCTTTTATTAGTAATAAACTAATCACACCAACTATGAACAACGCTGGTAAGTTGATCATTCCATGTTCACCTGTTATAGGGTCATTTTGAAATGGAGAGTGTGATAAAGAGTAGGGTATTGGGCTCATATGGAGCACATTGACCAGTAAGTTATTGAGGTATTCACTCCAAGCGATTCCTACAGTGGCAGCTCCCACAGCATATTCAAGGATTAAATCCCAACCAATAATCCAGGCTAAAAACTCACCCATTGTTGCGTAAGTGTAGGTGTAAGCGCTACCTGAAATGGGTATTGAAGAAGAAAGTTCTGCGTAACACAAGCCAGCTAATGCGCAACCGATTGCAGCAACAACAAATGCTATAGTTACAGATGGTCCTGCATTTTGTGAGGCAGCCATTGCCGTTCTTACAAACAATCCTGCACCAATTATGGCACCAATACCTAATGCAATTAGAGTCCAGGCGGTTAATGTTCTTTTTAATCCCTTTTCAGAATCAGCGGCCTCTGCTAAAAGCTGAGCTAATGGTTTTCTTTTCCAAATAGACATATTTATGGTTTTTTTGTTATTAAGCTTCAAATGTATTCTTTTTTGTAAAAAATAAAAACAATAATATGGTTTTAAGTTATAAAAAAAATAATCTATGCTAGTTTTTAGCGGTTTATTTTATAGAAAAACTCTTATAGTATGTAATTATGTCTAATATTCGGGGGATTGTCATTGTAATTTTTAGTTTTATGAAATATTTCCCTTAGAAATTGATCGGTCTTGATTTAATTTATAAATTTAGGATTCTTATTTGAATTAATCAACGCGAAATTTTCACATGGATTATAAAACAATTCTCACTTATTTTAAGTTCACTCGGGAACAGCGTACAGGTATTTTTCTATTGTTTGTGATTATTGTTGTTTTGCAATTACTCTATTTTTTTGTTGACTTTAATGCTGCTATAAAGAATTATCCAGAGAAAAAGAAATGGCTTTCATTACAATCTCAAATTGATTCCATGAAAACTGATAATTCTAAGGCTATCTCTAAAATTTATCCTTTCAATCCTAATTTTATAACAGACTATAAAGGCTATAAATTAGGGATGTCAGTTCAGGAAATTGACCGCTTGTTGGCTTTTAGAAAAGAAAATAAATATGTCAATTCTTCAGAAGAATTTCAAAACGTGACTAAAGTTTCGGATTCGTTATTAAATGCTATTGCTCCCTTTTTTAAATTTCCAGATTGGGTTAAAAATAAAAAAGAATTCAAAGCATACGTAAATGATCCAGGCCAGGCTTACGCCAAAAAAGGAAAAATTGTTTTAATCGATATTAATTTGGCTACCAAAGAAGATTTGATGAAAATTTATGGAATAGGTGAGGCCATATCGGTTCGGATTTTAAAGCAAAAAGAAAGTTTAGGTGCATTCGTTTCAATGGAACAAATGAAAGATGTTTGGGGATTATCACCTGAAGTTGTTGAAAATTTGAATACTCATTTTAAAATTTCAGTTCTCCCTAATTTTAAAAAGATAGATATTAATAATGCTTCTTTAAGGGAGCTTTCTCAGTTCTGTTATTTTAGATATGCTTTGGCCAAAGAAATTGTTACTTATAGAAGTATGACAGGTGATATTAAGAATATTGAGGATTTAATAAAAATTAAGGGATTTCCTGTTGATAAAGCAAATATAATTGGCTTATATTTGAGCTTTTAAAATAAAACACTGTCACGATGAACTTTGATTACAATGAAACGCAATTTATGATTGCACAATCTATAAGAGATTTTGCTGAAAAAGAAATTCGTCCAAATATAATGGAATGGGATGAAGCGCAAACTTTTCCTGTGCCTTTGTTTAAAAAATTAGGTGAAATGGGATTTATGGGTATTTTAGTGCCGGAAGAGCTTGGAGGTTCTGGATTAGGATATCATGAATACATTACCATTGTAGAAGAAATCTCAAAAGTGGATCCCTCTATTGGGTTGTCTGTAGCAGCTCATAATTCTTTATGTACCAATCATATTTTGACTTTTGGAAACGAAGAACAAAAGAAAAGATGGGTTCCAAAACTGGCTACCGCTGAGCATATAGGTGCTTGGGGATTGACAGAGCATGATACAGGATCAGATGCGGGAGGAATGAATACTACTGCAAAAAAAGATGGAGATTTCTGGATTGTTAATGGAGCAAAGAATTTTATTACCCACGCCATTTCAGGAGATATAGCTGTAGTTATTGTTCGTACCGGTGAAAAAGGAGATTCGAAAGGAATGACAGCTTTCGTATTCGAAAAAGGAATGCCAGGTTTTGCTTCAGGAAAAAAAGAAAATAAATTAGGAATGCGTGCCAGTGAAACTGCTGAATTGATATTTGATAATTGTCGAATTCCTGATGCCAACAGATTAGGAGAGGTAGGACAAGGTTTTGTTCAGGCAATGAAAGTTTTAGATGGGGGAAGGATTTCTATTGGAGCATTGTCACTAGGAATTGCTAAGGGAGCGTATGAAGCGGCGTTGAAATATTCGAAAGAAAGACATCAGTTTGGGCAGCCAATTTGTGAATTCCAAGGAATTTCATTTAAGTTAGCTGATATGGCAACTGAAATTGAAGCTTCAGAATTATTACTACACAAAGCGGCTTTCTTAAAACAACAGCATAAACCAGTTACCACGATGGGAGCTATGGCTAAAATGTATGCTTCAGAAGTTTGTGTAAAAGTAGCGAATGAAGCGGTGCAAATTCATGGAGGATATGGTTATATTAAAGATTATCCAGTGGAGAAATTCTATAGAGATTCTAAATTATGTACCATTGGGGAAGGAACTACTGAAATTCAAAAAATAGTGATTTCCAGAAATTTGTTGAAATAATAGTTTTTAGAAATTTGAATATAGTATAAAGAGTCAAGATGCATAAATTGTAGATTGGCTCTTTTTTTTGCGTGAAGGATGGAAGAGGAAAGTCCAGAATGCAATGAGGACTTGCAACGGACAGCCTGACGGCGAATGAAGTGACGTTTTGTGAATGATAAAAGTGGTGTCCGCCGGCACGCCCAAAAATAATCTATAATTCATGACTCATAATTCAAAATAATGTTTACTTTTGCACACTTAAAGAAAGGGGGTGTCTATATTATGTTAATTATACCAATTAAAGACGGAGAAAATATCGATAGAGCGTTAAAACGTTACAAAAGAAAATTTGATAAAACAGGAACTGTTCGTCAATTAAGAGCACGTACTGCTTTTATTAAGCCTTCAGTTACAAATAGAATCAAAATTCAAAAAGCGGCTTATATCCAAAATATGAGAGATAACTTAGAGAGTTAGTCAATATCTATTAGAATAAAGTACCGTTAGTCATTAAAGTTTTATAACTTTGATGCTAACGGTTTTTTTATGGCTACTAATAAAGATGCATTTCGGGATTATCTAGAGTTGGAGAAAAAATATTCTTCACATACCGTTACGGCATATTGTAATGATATCGCTTCTTTTGAATTATTTAATACGATTCATTTTGACCAAGAGGGTATAGAGCAAGTTAATTATAGTCAAATTAGAACTTGGATTGTTTCTCTTGTGGATGATGATGTGTCAAATACCTCGATTAATAGAAAAATCGCATCCTTGAAAGCGTTTTATAAATTTCTATTAAAAATAAAGCAAATAGAAGTGAGTCCGCTGTTGAAGCACAAAGCGCTAAAAAAACCAAAGATATTACAGATTCCGTTTTCAGAAAAAGAAGTTGTAGATGTGTTAAGTCATTTGCAAAATCCAGTAGGTTTTGAGGAAATAAGAAATAAACTCATAATCGATTTGTTTTACACTACCGGTATGCGAAGAACAGAGTTGATTCATTTAGAGATGGTTAATATTGATTTATCTGGCAGTACGGTCAAGGTGCTGGGAAAAAGGAATAAGGAGCGAATATTGCCGGTTTTGCCAATAATTATAAATCAGTTTTCTTTATATTTAAAGGAGCGTTCCTTTTTGTTGTCAGTGGTAGATAGTGATTATTTTTTTCTCACAAAAAAAGGGTTAAAATTAAATGATTCTTTTGTGTATCGATTAATAAATTCTTACTTTAGTACAGTCTCCGAGAAAGTAAAAAAGAGTCCGCATATATTACGGCATACGTTTGCAACTCATCTATTAAATAACGGGGCTGATTTAAATTCAGTAAAAGAATTATTAGGACATTCTAGTCTGGCATCAACGCAAATATACACGCACAATAGTTTAGCAGAACTAAAGAAAGTGTATGGAGATGCTCATCCAAGGAATCAGAAGTAATTCAGAAATGTTTAACTATTTAAAAATAATGATTATGAAGGTAAATGTTCATGCAGTTAACTTTGCTGTTGACAAAAAGCTAGTAGATTTTGTTCAAGAAAGAATGGACAAATTAGAAAAATATTACGATAAGGTAGTTTCTTCGGATGTTTTTTTAAAAGTTGAAAAGACAAGTGATAAAGAAAATAAAATTGCTGAAATAAAAATTAATGTTCCTGGGGATGATTTTTTAGTAAAAAAGCAGTGTAAAACTTTTGAAGAAGCGGTGGAACTATCGGCAGAATCTCTTGAACGTTTGTTAGTAAAAAGAAAAGAAAAGATAAGTTCGCATATTTAATATAAAATTTTTTAAAAAAATGTTTTGTTTGAGAGATAAAATCTCTACATTTGCAGTCCGTTAGAAATAGCGGACTTTTTTTATTGATTTGCCAGCGTAGCTCAGTTGGCTAGAGCAGCTGATTTGTAATCAGCAGGTCGTGGGTTCGAGTCCCTCCGCCGGCTCTAAAATTTTTTTCCAAAGCGTTTGGAAATGGTTCTTTTAAAGTACTGAAAATCAATAAAAGGGGAGATACTCAAGCGGCCAACGAGGGCAGACTGTAAATCTGCTGTGTGAACTTCGCAGGTTCGAATCCTGCTCTCCCCACAAAATAAAGTTTAAAATGAATATTTTAAATTTAAAAATGAAGATTTCTCTGCCGGTGTAGCTCAGGGGTAGAGTGCTTCCTTGGTAAGGAAGAGGTCTCGGGTTCAATTCCCGACATTGGCTCAAGTAAATAGGAAATAAAAATTAATATATAACAAGATTAAAATTAAGTAAAATGGCAAAAGAAACCTTTAACCGTTCGAAACCACACTTAAATATTGGTACGATCGGACACGTAGATCACGGTAAAACTACTTTAACAGCAGCAATCACAAAAGTATTATCTGATGCTGGTTACTGTCAAGCAAAATCATTTGATCAAATTGATAATGCTCCTGAAGAAAAAGAAAGAGGTATTACAATTAATACATCTCACGTTGAGTATGAAACTGCTAATCGTCATTACGCTCACGTTGACTGTCCTGGTCACGCGGATTACGTAAAAAACATGGTTACTGGAGCTGCTCAAATGGATGGTGCTATTCTTGTGGTAGCTGCAACTGATGGGCCAATGCCACAAACACGTGAGCATATCCTTTTAGGACGTCAGGTTGGTATTCCTAGAATGGTTGTATTCATGAATAAAGTGGATATGGTTGATGATGAGGAATTGTTAGAGCTTGTTGAAATGGAAATTAGAGACTTATTGTCCTTCTATGAATATGATGGAGATAATTGTCCAGTTGTTCAAGGGTCTGCTCTTGGAGGGTTGAATAATGATCCAGCTTGGGTACCAAAAATTATTGAGTTAATGGAAGCTGTAGATTCTTGGATCGAAGAGCCAGTACGTGATACTGAGAAACCATTCTTGATGCCGGTTGAAGATGTATTTACTATTACTGGTCGTGGAACTGTTGCTACAGGTCGTATCGAAACTGGTATTGCTAATACAGGAGATCCTGTTGAAATTATTGGTATGGGAGCTGAAAAATTAACTTCTACTATTACAGGAGTTGAGATGTTCCGTAAAATCCTTGATAGAGGTGAAGCAGGAGATAACGTAGGTTTATTGTTGCGTGGTGTTGATAAAGAATCTATCAAAAGAGGAATGGTTATCATTAAGCCAGGATCAGTAAAACCACACGCTACTTTTAAAGCTGAGGTTTATATCTTGAAAAAAGAAGAAGGTGGACGTCATACTCCGTTCCATAACAATTACCGTCCACAGTTTTACGTTCGTACAACGGATGTGACAGGTGTTATTACTTTACCAGAAGGAGTAGAGATGGTGATGCCAGGAGATAACTTAACTATTAATGTTACTTTGTTGAGTCCAATCGCAATGAGTGTTGGTTTACGTTTCGCTATCCGTGAAGGTGGTAGAACTGTAGGAGCTGGACAAGTAACTGAAATTGTAGGATAATATCCTAAAATTATATAAAGCCAGTTGATTTTCATAACTGAAAAATCGCTGGCTTTTAACTAACGGGCGTAGTTCAAGGGTAGAATAGCGGTCTCCAAAACCGTTGATGGGGGTTCGAATCCCTCCGCCCGTGCAAAAAAAATAAATCATAATGACAAAAGTTGTTAATTACATATCAGAAGCATTTGAAGAAT contains:
- the hpf gene encoding ribosome hibernation-promoting factor, HPF/YfiA family, with translation MKVNVHAVNFAVDKKLVDFVQERMDKLEKYYDKVVSSDVFLKVEKTSDKENKIAEIKINVPGDDFLVKKQCKTFEEAVELSAESLERLLVKRKEKISSHI
- a CDS encoding acyl-CoA dehydrogenase family protein, whose product is MNFDYNETQFMIAQSIRDFAEKEIRPNIMEWDEAQTFPVPLFKKLGEMGFMGILVPEELGGSGLGYHEYITIVEEISKVDPSIGLSVAAHNSLCTNHILTFGNEEQKKRWVPKLATAEHIGAWGLTEHDTGSDAGGMNTTAKKDGDFWIVNGAKNFITHAISGDIAVVIVRTGEKGDSKGMTAFVFEKGMPGFASGKKENKLGMRASETAELIFDNCRIPDANRLGEVGQGFVQAMKVLDGGRISIGALSLGIAKGAYEAALKYSKERHQFGQPICEFQGISFKLADMATEIEASELLLHKAAFLKQQHKPVTTMGAMAKMYASEVCVKVANEAVQIHGGYGYIKDYPVEKFYRDSKLCTIGEGTTEIQKIVISRNLLK
- the tuf gene encoding elongation factor Tu produces the protein MAKETFNRSKPHLNIGTIGHVDHGKTTLTAAITKVLSDAGYCQAKSFDQIDNAPEEKERGITINTSHVEYETANRHYAHVDCPGHADYVKNMVTGAAQMDGAILVVAATDGPMPQTREHILLGRQVGIPRMVVFMNKVDMVDDEELLELVEMEIRDLLSFYEYDGDNCPVVQGSALGGLNNDPAWVPKIIELMEAVDSWIEEPVRDTEKPFLMPVEDVFTITGRGTVATGRIETGIANTGDPVEIIGMGAEKLTSTITGVEMFRKILDRGEAGDNVGLLLRGVDKESIKRGMVIIKPGSVKPHATFKAEVYILKKEEGGRHTPFHNNYRPQFYVRTTDVTGVITLPEGVEMVMPGDNLTINVTLLSPIAMSVGLRFAIREGGRTVGAGQVTEIVG
- the rpsU gene encoding 30S ribosomal protein S21 codes for the protein MLIIPIKDGENIDRALKRYKRKFDKTGTVRQLRARTAFIKPSVTNRIKIQKAAYIQNMRDNLES
- a CDS encoding tyrosine-type recombinase/integrase translates to MATNKDAFRDYLELEKKYSSHTVTAYCNDIASFELFNTIHFDQEGIEQVNYSQIRTWIVSLVDDDVSNTSINRKIASLKAFYKFLLKIKQIEVSPLLKHKALKKPKILQIPFSEKEVVDVLSHLQNPVGFEEIRNKLIIDLFYTTGMRRTELIHLEMVNIDLSGSTVKVLGKRNKERILPVLPIIINQFSLYLKERSFLLSVVDSDYFFLTKKGLKLNDSFVYRLINSYFSTVSEKVKKSPHILRHTFATHLLNNGADLNSVKELLGHSSLASTQIYTHNSLAELKKVYGDAHPRNQK